In a single window of the Nicotiana tomentosiformis chromosome 8, ASM39032v3, whole genome shotgun sequence genome:
- the LOC138897925 gene encoding uncharacterized protein, producing the protein MAQQIVATCQKFLESATSYDPESTSWMRLAPAKGAESPTSHKWEDVLEMFLDLINCLSEETKLTSEVKKLEAMKEGIYQIRDVLIDKSIGYKETRHQESLVHKKLSKTLGHSSRCVFTLLLYYIYGNIWDIEVENILQSGVKQLSRVLGLFKFVWETAGMKGDLEVQGHL; encoded by the exons ATGGCGCAGCAAATAGTTGCAACTTGTCAAAAGTTTTTAGAAAGTGCCACTTCTTATGACCCTGAATCCACTTCATGGATGCGCCTCGCACCTGCCAAAGGCGCGGAGTCACCCACTTCTCACAAGTGGGAAGATGTTCTTGAAATGTTTCTCGACCTTATTAATTGCTTGAGTGAAGAGACAAAATTAACTTCGGAGGTGAAGAAGCTTGAGGCCATGAAAGAAGGGATTTATCAGATTAGGGATGTTCTGATAGACAAAAGCATTGGATATAAGGAAACTCGCCACCAGGAGAGTTTAGTGCACAAGAAGTTGAGTAAAACATTGGGTCACTCGTCACGATGTGTGTTCACACTTCTTCTTTATTATATTTATGGCAACATATGGGATATTGAAGTTGAA AATATACTGCAGAGTGGGGTAAAGCAGCTAAGCAGAGTTCTGGGGCTTTTCAAGTTTGTATGGGAAACAGCAGGAATGAAAGGCGACCTAGAAGTACAAGGCCATTTGTAG
- the LOC138897926 gene encoding uncharacterized protein — MSVISLREILETNKLVGLNFNDWYRNLRIVLVHKKLIDVIDKTAKLVPPENNVEGTKVYQKYLEECLVIKRIILVSMSSELQRKHQNMDPTAIIEYLKKMVDTQLDIDNSPVGPHVNLVIDLTEELEKLGYKLGKELSGDLILKSVYDAKCFHCKKNRHWKRNCKEYLVTLKG; from the coding sequence atgtCTGTTATATCATTGCGTGAAATACTTGAGACTAACAAGTTGGTAGGACTAAACTTTAATGACTGGTATAGAAATTTGAGAATTGTTCTTGTGCATAAAAAGCTCATTGATGTGATCGATAAGACTGCAAAGCTAGTCCCACCAGAGAATAATGTTGAAGGCACCAAGGTTTATCAGAAATACTTGGAAGAATGCCTTGTTATTAAACGTATCATTCTCGTTTCTATGAGTTCTGAACTCCAGAGGAAACATCAAAATATGGATCCAACTGCAatcattgaatatcttaagaaaatgGTTGATACACAGTTGGACATTGATAACTCCCCAGTTGGACCCCATGTCAATCTTGTGATTGATCTTACCGAAGAACTTGAGAAGTTGGGGTACAAGCTTGGTAAAGAGCTTTCTGGAGATTTGATCTTGAAGTCAGTATATGATGCTAAATGTTTTCATTGTAAGAAGAATAGGCACTGGAAGAGAAACTGCAAGGAGTATCTTGTAACTCTAAAAGGATAA